The Lutibacter profundi genome includes a region encoding these proteins:
- a CDS encoding cytochrome ubiquinol oxidase subunit I produces the protein MEDMIFYDRLQFAFTITFHYIFPQLTMGLSLLIVYYKWRFLKTNIVKYNNAAKFLMKIFAINFTMGVVTGIPMEFQFGTNWAKFSELTGSIIGQTLAMEGLFSFFLESTFLVLFIFGEKLMGQKLHFLTGFLVFLGSWASGYLILATNAWMQHPVGYEILENGKFVLENFSALFSNPWLLPAFLHNQIASLVTSSFVVASIGAFYILRNKNIEYGKLFLKTGVIFGLVSSLLLAFPTGDWNAKNVAKYQPASFAAMEGIFKTEEKGAEIVLIGQPDMVQKKLDNKIAVPNILSFLTYQEWDKQIPGMDQFKKEELPDNIPALYYSYHIMVGLGTIFMAIMGLAVFFLWRRRLFSMKPLLWVIMFLVPFPYIANLTGWYVAELGRQPYLVYGLLRTSEGVSPTVSSGNTLFTLLGFVALYMLLGLLFLVLVGKTIHHGPTPQKH, from the coding sequence ATGGAAGACATGATTTTTTATGATAGATTGCAATTTGCTTTTACTATCACTTTTCACTACATATTTCCCCAATTAACAATGGGTTTATCTTTACTAATTGTTTATTACAAATGGCGATTTTTAAAAACTAACATTGTAAAATATAATAATGCCGCTAAATTTTTAATGAAAATATTCGCTATTAATTTTACAATGGGAGTTGTTACCGGAATTCCTATGGAATTTCAATTTGGAACCAACTGGGCTAAATTTTCTGAACTTACAGGTAGTATTATAGGCCAAACATTAGCTATGGAAGGTTTATTTTCATTCTTTTTAGAATCTACATTCTTAGTATTGTTCATTTTTGGTGAAAAACTAATGGGACAAAAATTACATTTTTTAACAGGCTTTTTAGTTTTTTTAGGCTCTTGGGCGAGTGGATATTTAATTCTAGCTACCAACGCTTGGATGCAGCACCCAGTGGGTTATGAAATTTTAGAGAATGGTAAATTTGTACTAGAAAATTTTTCAGCATTATTTAGTAATCCTTGGCTGTTACCAGCTTTTTTACATAATCAAATTGCATCTCTTGTTACTTCTTCATTTGTAGTTGCAAGCATTGGTGCTTTTTATATATTAAGAAATAAAAACATTGAGTATGGTAAGCTTTTTTTAAAAACGGGAGTCATATTTGGCCTAGTCTCAAGTTTACTCCTTGCTTTTCCAACAGGAGATTGGAATGCTAAAAATGTAGCTAAATATCAACCTGCCTCATTTGCTGCAATGGAAGGGATTTTTAAAACTGAAGAAAAAGGAGCAGAAATTGTACTTATTGGACAACCTGATATGGTTCAAAAAAAATTAGACAATAAAATAGCCGTTCCAAATATTCTTAGTTTTTTAACATATCAAGAATGGGATAAGCAAATTCCAGGGATGGATCAATTTAAAAAAGAAGAATTACCCGATAATATTCCTGCACTCTATTATTCTTATCATATTATGGTTGGTTTAGGAACTATTTTTATGGCTATAATGGGCTTAGCCGTTTTCTTTTTATGGAGGAGAAGATTATTTTCTATGAAACCATTACTATGGGTAATTATGTTTTTAGTACCATTTCCTTACATCGCAAATTTAACAGGTTGGTACGTTGCTGAACTAGGTAGGCAACCTTATTTGGTTTACGGATTATTAAGAACATCTGAAGGCGTATCACCTACAGTTTCATCAGGTAATACTTTATTTACATTATTAGGGTTTGTAGCCTTATATATGCTACTAGGTTTGCTATTTTTAGTACTTGTAGGAAAAACTATTCACCATGGGCCAACACCTCAAAAACATTAA
- the cydB gene encoding cytochrome d ubiquinol oxidase subunit II — protein sequence MEVFWYIIIAIVLTIFFILDGYNFGTGIIHLFLAKTEKDKEIITKSAGLFWDFNEVWLVAGGGLLFMAFPTFYASVFSGFYLPLIIVLWLIIFRAIGLEFRSQFNYQMWKDIWDKSFGVSSLLLALFFGIALGNVVRGVNLGGIENGIAAFEGHYFFLPLWNSSFSPLSETPGVIDWFTIIIGLISVVTLAIHGANWIILKTNSSINNKLKSVIFKLNILLFILTVISLFVWQIVNPNSLDNFFDKPYLIVFPVIYFSGLFGLFFIKKLKKDIHGFILSTLVIFGGITSSLASLFPVILPSTHKQNESLTIYNTAAHEYGLSVALGWGIIGIILVIVYLITQNKLLSGKIDNMDYGH from the coding sequence ATGGAAGTATTTTGGTATATTATAATAGCAATTGTTTTAACTATTTTTTTTATTCTAGATGGTTATAATTTCGGAACAGGCATCATACATTTATTTTTAGCTAAAACAGAAAAAGACAAAGAAATAATTACAAAAAGTGCAGGTTTATTTTGGGATTTTAATGAAGTATGGCTTGTTGCTGGTGGAGGACTCCTTTTTATGGCATTCCCTACATTTTACGCTTCCGTTTTTAGTGGATTTTATTTACCCTTAATCATCGTTTTATGGTTAATTATTTTTAGAGCTATCGGTCTAGAATTTAGGAGTCAGTTTAATTATCAAATGTGGAAAGACATTTGGGATAAATCTTTTGGTGTTTCCAGTTTATTATTAGCATTATTTTTTGGAATAGCTTTAGGAAATGTTGTTAGAGGTGTTAATTTAGGAGGAATTGAAAATGGTATTGCTGCATTTGAAGGACACTATTTTTTCTTACCATTATGGAATAGTAGTTTTAGTCCGCTAAGTGAAACACCAGGTGTTATTGATTGGTTTACTATTATAATTGGTTTAATTTCAGTAGTTACTTTAGCAATTCACGGAGCAAATTGGATTATTTTAAAAACAAACTCTTCTATAAATAACAAACTTAAATCTGTGATATTTAAGTTGAATATATTGTTGTTCATTTTAACTGTAATTTCATTATTTGTTTGGCAAATAGTGAATCCTAATTCTTTAGATAACTTTTTTGATAAGCCTTATTTAATAGTATTCCCGGTTATTTATTTTTCTGGATTATTTGGGCTATTTTTTATTAAAAAATTAAAAAAAGACATCCATGGATTTATCTTATCAACATTAGTTATTTTTGGTGGTATTACCTCATCTTTAGCTTCATTATTCCCTGTAATTTTACCTTCAACTCATAAACAAAATGAATCGCTTACAATATACAACACCGCAGCTCATGAATATGGTTTATCGGTTGCTTTAGGTTGGGGTATTATTGGTATTATACTTGTTATTGTGTATTTAATTACTCAAAACAAATTACTGAGTGGAAAAATAGACAACATGGATTATGGGCATTAA
- a CDS encoding TPM domain-containing protein, with product MTSINRLFKKYSTFLIAILLVQVAFGQFTIPEKPTLQTSVYDYAKLLSASQKAALENKLIKYSDSTSTQIVVVTVETIKGEDIGILTPKWAHKWGIGQAKEDNGVFILLAKKERKIWISPGYGVEYKLTAGITGTIVRNIIIPEFRKGDYYAGLNKGADAIFEVLNGTFKNKQTNKKGKSKSFSGFIAPVIIFIILMILFSKKNKGGGNNRGNRRNSTASDILTAILLSGAGRGSFGSGSFGGGSSGGGFGSGGFGGGFGGGGFSGGGAGGGW from the coding sequence ATGACTTCAATAAACAGATTATTTAAAAAATACAGTACATTTTTAATTGCCATATTATTAGTTCAAGTTGCTTTTGGTCAGTTTACAATACCTGAAAAACCAACATTACAAACAAGTGTATATGATTATGCTAAATTGTTGTCTGCTTCGCAAAAAGCTGCTTTAGAAAATAAGTTAATCAAATACTCTGACTCAACATCAACACAAATAGTTGTGGTTACAGTTGAAACCATTAAAGGAGAAGATATTGGGATTTTAACACCTAAATGGGCACACAAATGGGGTATTGGACAAGCAAAAGAAGATAATGGTGTTTTTATTTTGTTAGCTAAAAAAGAGCGAAAAATATGGATATCTCCTGGTTATGGAGTAGAATATAAACTAACGGCTGGTATAACAGGTACAATTGTTAGAAACATTATTATTCCAGAATTTAGAAAAGGAGATTATTACGCAGGTTTAAACAAAGGAGCTGATGCTATATTTGAAGTTTTAAATGGAACTTTTAAAAATAAGCAGACGAATAAAAAAGGTAAATCAAAAAGCTTTTCAGGGTTTATAGCGCCCGTTATTATTTTTATTATTTTAATGATTCTATTTTCTAAAAAAAATAAAGGAGGCGGTAATAACAGAGGGAATAGAAGAAACTCCACAGCGTCAGATATTTTAACAGCCATTCTTTTAAGCGGTGCAGGAAGAGGTAGTTTTGGAAGTGGTAGTTTTGGAGGCGGAAGTTCTGGAGGTGGCTTTGGAAGCGGAGGCTTCGGAGGTGGTTTTGGAGGTGGAGGTTTTAGTGGTGGTGGTGCCGGAGGAGGCTGGTAA
- a CDS encoding TPM domain-containing protein, with amino-acid sequence MAEVEDFLTKEQEQKLIQTIKVAEKNTSGEIRVHIEKASDKPPIDRALEVFHLLKMNETQLKNGVLLYVAIESKQFAIIGDEGIHNKVTSSFWDTTKEIVLSHFAKKEFAKGLELGILEVGEKLKNYFPYQTNDTNELSDEISKG; translated from the coding sequence ATGGCTGAAGTTGAAGATTTTTTAACAAAAGAGCAAGAACAGAAACTTATTCAAACAATTAAAGTTGCTGAAAAAAATACTTCAGGAGAAATACGTGTTCATATAGAAAAGGCATCAGATAAACCTCCAATAGATAGAGCATTAGAGGTTTTTCATCTTTTAAAAATGAACGAAACACAACTTAAAAATGGGGTACTATTATACGTAGCAATTGAAAGTAAACAATTTGCTATAATTGGTGATGAAGGTATTCATAATAAAGTAACTAGTAGCTTTTGGGATACAACTAAAGAGATTGTGTTATCGCATTTTGCTAAAAAAGAATTTGCAAAAGGGTTGGAACTTGGAATACTTGAAGTTGGAGAAAAATTAAAGAACTATTTTCCATACCAAACAAATGATACTAATGAATTGTCAGATGAAATTTCTAAAGGATAA